From a region of the Corallococcus coralloides DSM 2259 genome:
- a CDS encoding type IV pilus modification PilV family protein: protein MTTPTRRRGGFTLLETMVAMAILSVALMAIFDLNSGAVANHVYTKRLTVAALLSRSKMTDLEQKLYDDGFEQDDDEQSGDFSDEGWPQFKWRARIIAPKTDGVTPDQLIGAIFNLPMGGGDSGDPLGGLASLFGGGGGDGKGGTPPGSTTSASPLGAGAMSMAQPMFTQMVDQLTKSVREVHLTVYWKEGTQVESVDVVTHVVSLGPGGDRNGGFTPNPGSTAGAENQWVNPRTGQVVDNPIPGPNGQMLDPNTREPLVNRAAQLDQLNRNMGGQQGGGNGNTGINPRGPGGIFGGMRGMPGMPRGGGTIR from the coding sequence ATGACGACCCCAACGCGAAGGCGCGGGGGCTTCACCCTGCTGGAGACGATGGTGGCCATGGCCATCCTCAGCGTCGCGCTGATGGCCATCTTCGACCTCAACTCCGGCGCGGTGGCGAACCACGTCTACACCAAGCGGCTCACCGTGGCGGCGCTCCTGTCCCGCTCGAAGATGACGGACCTGGAGCAGAAGCTCTACGACGACGGCTTCGAACAGGACGACGACGAGCAGTCCGGCGACTTCTCCGACGAGGGCTGGCCCCAGTTCAAGTGGCGCGCCCGCATCATCGCGCCCAAGACGGACGGCGTGACGCCGGATCAGCTCATCGGCGCCATCTTCAACCTGCCCATGGGCGGCGGCGACTCCGGCGACCCGCTGGGCGGCCTGGCCAGCCTCTTCGGCGGCGGTGGCGGCGACGGCAAGGGCGGCACGCCTCCCGGTAGCACCACCTCCGCCAGCCCCCTGGGCGCGGGCGCCATGAGCATGGCGCAGCCCATGTTCACGCAGATGGTGGACCAGCTCACCAAGTCCGTCCGCGAGGTGCACCTCACCGTGTACTGGAAGGAAGGCACCCAGGTGGAGAGCGTGGACGTGGTGACGCACGTCGTGTCCCTGGGGCCCGGCGGCGACCGCAACGGCGGCTTCACGCCCAACCCGGGCAGCACGGCGGGCGCGGAGAACCAGTGGGTGAACCCGCGCACCGGCCAGGTGGTGGACAACCCCATCCCCGGCCCCAACGGCCAGATGCTGGACCCGAACACGCGCGAGCCGCTGGTCAACCGGGCGGCCCAGCTGGATCAGCTCAACAGGAACATGGGCGGCCAGCAGGGCGGCGGCAACGGCAACACCGGCATCAACCCGCGCGGGCCGGGCGGCATCTTCGGCGGAATGCGCGGCATGCCGGGCATGCCTCGCGGCGGAGGGACCATCCGATGA
- a CDS encoding type II secretion system protein GspJ, whose amino-acid sequence MKRRMRGFTLMEVMVAVGITALMGTVVALAFQTGINAKEVVEGEAERYRMVRVSLNRMAREVGSAFVSDRYDLRRFRDQNDRPTNFIGEREKLTFTTFAHQRLYTDVKESDQAVVEYFVENSSERGARQRQDLKRRVNPNVGDRMDRGGTTDVLFEGVKGVEFAYWDSDKKEWDDEWDTRRTEKKDLLPTRVRITVIALDEAGKEARYTTQARIVLNTTLPRFN is encoded by the coding sequence ATGAAGCGGCGCATGCGTGGCTTCACCCTCATGGAGGTCATGGTGGCGGTGGGCATCACCGCCCTCATGGGCACGGTCGTCGCCCTGGCCTTCCAGACGGGCATCAACGCCAAGGAGGTCGTGGAGGGCGAGGCGGAGCGCTACCGCATGGTGCGCGTGTCGCTCAACCGCATGGCGCGCGAGGTGGGCTCCGCGTTCGTGAGCGACCGCTATGACTTGCGCCGCTTCCGCGACCAGAACGACCGGCCCACCAACTTCATTGGCGAGCGCGAGAAGCTGACCTTCACGACGTTCGCGCACCAGCGCCTGTACACGGACGTGAAGGAGTCCGACCAGGCGGTGGTGGAGTACTTCGTGGAGAACTCCTCCGAGCGCGGCGCCCGGCAGCGGCAGGACCTGAAGCGGCGGGTGAACCCCAACGTGGGGGACCGCATGGACCGGGGCGGCACCACGGACGTCCTCTTCGAGGGCGTCAAGGGCGTGGAGTTCGCCTACTGGGATTCCGACAAGAAGGAGTGGGACGACGAATGGGACACGCGGCGCACGGAGAAGAAGGACCTGCTCCCCACGCGCGTGCGCATCACCGTCATCGCCCTGGATGAGGCGGGCAAGGAGGCGCGCTACACCACGCAGGCGCGCATCGTGCTCAACACCACCCTGCCGAGGTTCAACTGA
- a CDS encoding type II secretion system protein GspK, whose translation MAFPFFQQASRRRGKARTAVPQAPAQQRSPAQRKHRRSRGVALIIALVSITLLTVVATEFAYNSRVDLQLAANQRDEVRAYYMARSGLSLGRLLLRFQKQVDQTPIPNPASILGALGGLTGGGSTGGAGANAFQPQSLNLQLWKLARVDCHMLKGLVKSDGAQGEDGRPVETEPVAVDPNFQMEGEDGESAGAATQMAAQMQRRSFGGFEGCFLATISDEEEKLNVMRLNTGGAESQATAARMLDMFADKRFEFLWQQDDANKTRSTPRDTILALKDWSDEDTTQSTLNEKDPTNPFVSGFADEGSPYSRYEPRYDVKNARFDSLDELYRVHGVNDRFMAAFRDRLTVYPDINSKPNVNTDDPIMLGLAIMSAADPNRPDPRLTDPVFLNELISRIRAARMFSFFGMSVSDFVGVIEQAGIAVNPLIKGNVQQNRYLGDKSKTFTIKSVGEAGSVQKTLTAVIRLDDGLGKLVYYREE comes from the coding sequence ATGGCCTTCCCCTTCTTCCAGCAGGCGTCCCGCCGGCGCGGCAAGGCGCGGACGGCCGTTCCCCAGGCTCCGGCGCAACAGCGCTCGCCCGCGCAGCGCAAGCACCGGCGCTCGCGCGGCGTGGCGCTCATCATCGCGCTCGTGTCCATCACGCTGCTCACGGTGGTGGCCACGGAGTTCGCCTACAACAGCCGCGTGGACCTGCAGCTCGCCGCCAACCAGCGCGACGAAGTGCGCGCCTACTACATGGCCCGCTCCGGCCTGTCGCTGGGGCGGCTCCTGCTTCGCTTCCAGAAGCAGGTGGACCAGACGCCCATCCCCAACCCCGCGAGCATCCTGGGCGCGCTGGGCGGCCTTACGGGTGGCGGCAGCACCGGAGGCGCCGGCGCGAACGCCTTCCAGCCGCAGTCGCTCAACCTCCAGCTCTGGAAGCTGGCGCGGGTGGACTGCCACATGCTCAAGGGGCTGGTGAAGAGCGACGGCGCGCAAGGCGAGGACGGCCGCCCCGTGGAGACGGAGCCCGTGGCGGTGGACCCCAACTTCCAGATGGAGGGCGAGGACGGGGAGAGCGCGGGCGCGGCCACGCAGATGGCGGCGCAGATGCAGCGCCGTTCTTTCGGCGGCTTCGAGGGCTGCTTCCTCGCGACCATCAGCGACGAGGAGGAGAAGCTCAACGTCATGCGCCTGAACACCGGCGGCGCGGAGTCCCAGGCCACCGCCGCGCGCATGCTGGACATGTTCGCGGACAAGCGCTTCGAGTTCCTCTGGCAGCAGGATGACGCCAACAAGACGCGCTCCACGCCCAGGGACACCATCCTCGCGCTGAAGGACTGGTCGGACGAGGACACCACCCAGTCCACGCTCAACGAGAAGGACCCCACGAACCCCTTCGTCTCGGGCTTCGCGGACGAGGGTTCCCCGTACAGCCGCTACGAACCGCGCTATGACGTCAAGAACGCGCGCTTCGACAGCCTGGATGAGCTGTACCGCGTGCATGGCGTCAACGACCGCTTCATGGCGGCCTTTAGAGACCGGCTCACGGTGTACCCGGACATCAACTCCAAGCCGAACGTCAACACCGACGACCCCATCATGCTGGGGCTGGCCATCATGTCCGCCGCGGACCCCAACCGGCCGGACCCGCGCCTGACGGACCCCGTGTTCCTCAACGAGCTCATCAGCCGCATCCGCGCCGCGCGCATGTTCAGCTTCTTCGGCATGTCGGTGTCGGACTTCGTGGGCGTCATCGAGCAGGCCGGCATCGCGGTCAATCCGCTCATCAAGGGCAACGTCCAGCAGAACCGCTACCTGGGCGACAAGAGCAAGACTTTCACCATCAAGTCCGTGGGAGAGGCGGGCAGCGTCCAGAAGACGCTCACCGCCGTCATCCGCCTGGACGACGGGCTGGGCAAGCTCGTGTATTACAGAGAGGAATAG
- the pilM gene encoding pilus assembly protein PilM: MARILGLDLGSHSVKGVVLTSGTKSNSTQAYAEVRRAQEGERADTLRAAVEELLAKMPQGHVDQVVIALPGPSLTTHAVSLPFSDSKRVEATLPFEVGSQLPFDISEVVYDYQVVGQKDTGGKEKAADLLVGVVKKEELQSLLALLGGLQVDPRVITHPALAYQNLFTQLPGLFEGMSEGGPVAVVDIGHERTAVAIGQPGKGVEFARTFAGGGRDLTRALASEFQTTLPEAHAWKEAHGAMASAAQGPDAERAANAFIRGLQPVLRELRPSFKAFAARTRLQVSAVVLCGGTARMPGLAEQLSKDLNLPVRVLALPVDATEKIGPRETPSAAQAYALAMRGNAAGAKAPRFNLRRGEFAFKGGYDYVKDRLGLLASFAVTLLLLLIAFGVVRNTVLARREAEVDAVLCKTTQRILGTCETNYDRALNMLKGVESPAAALPAMSAVNLLAEVTQRVPPEVPVKFDRIQVDLDRIMLQGETDSSKQIDTLSAALKGHRCFKDVKEGKVEKTRDGQKVTFRLDVQVQCPGETPAGET, from the coding sequence ATGGCCCGCATTCTTGGCCTGGACCTGGGCAGCCACTCCGTGAAGGGGGTGGTCCTCACCTCCGGGACGAAAAGCAACTCCACCCAGGCCTACGCGGAGGTGCGCCGCGCGCAGGAAGGCGAGCGCGCGGACACGCTGCGCGCCGCGGTGGAGGAGCTGCTCGCGAAGATGCCGCAGGGGCACGTGGACCAGGTCGTCATCGCCCTGCCCGGCCCGTCCCTCACCACGCACGCGGTGAGCCTGCCCTTCTCCGACAGCAAGCGCGTGGAGGCGACGCTGCCCTTCGAGGTGGGCAGCCAGCTGCCGTTCGACATCTCGGAGGTCGTCTACGACTACCAGGTGGTCGGCCAGAAGGACACCGGCGGCAAGGAGAAGGCCGCGGACCTGCTGGTGGGCGTGGTGAAGAAGGAGGAGCTCCAGTCGCTGCTGGCGCTCCTGGGCGGCCTCCAGGTGGATCCGCGCGTCATCACCCACCCGGCGCTCGCGTACCAGAACCTCTTCACCCAGCTGCCCGGGCTCTTCGAGGGCATGAGTGAAGGCGGCCCCGTGGCGGTGGTGGACATCGGCCACGAGCGCACGGCGGTGGCCATTGGCCAGCCGGGCAAGGGCGTGGAGTTCGCGCGCACCTTCGCGGGCGGCGGGCGCGACCTGACGCGCGCCCTGGCCTCGGAGTTCCAGACGACGCTGCCGGAGGCCCACGCGTGGAAGGAAGCGCACGGCGCCATGGCCAGCGCCGCGCAGGGACCGGACGCCGAGCGTGCCGCGAACGCCTTCATCCGCGGCCTGCAGCCGGTGCTGCGCGAGCTGCGCCCGTCCTTCAAGGCCTTCGCCGCGCGCACCCGCCTGCAGGTCTCCGCGGTGGTGCTGTGCGGCGGCACCGCGCGGATGCCGGGCCTGGCCGAGCAGCTGTCCAAGGACCTGAACCTGCCGGTGCGCGTGCTGGCGCTCCCGGTGGACGCGACGGAGAAGATTGGCCCCCGGGAGACGCCGTCCGCGGCGCAGGCGTACGCGCTGGCCATGCGCGGCAACGCGGCCGGGGCGAAGGCGCCGCGCTTCAACCTGCGCCGGGGTGAGTTCGCCTTCAAGGGCGGCTACGACTACGTGAAGGACCGGCTGGGCCTCTTGGCGTCCTTCGCGGTGACGCTGCTGCTCCTGCTCATCGCCTTCGGCGTCGTGCGCAACACGGTGCTGGCGCGGCGCGAGGCGGAGGTGGACGCGGTGCTCTGCAAGACGACCCAGCGCATCCTGGGCACCTGCGAGACGAACTACGACCGCGCGCTGAACATGCTCAAGGGCGTGGAGAGCCCCGCCGCGGCGCTGCCCGCGATGTCCGCGGTGAACCTGCTGGCGGAAGTCACGCAGCGCGTCCCGCCGGAGGTGCCGGTGAAGTTCGACCGCATCCAGGTGGACCTGGACCGCATCATGCTCCAGGGAGAGACGGACAGCTCCAAGCAGATCGACACGCTCTCCGCCGCCTTGAAGGGCCACCGCTGCTTCAAGGACGTGAAGGAGGGCAAGGTGGAGAAGACACGCGACGGGCAGAAGGTGACCTTCCGCCTGGACGTGCAGGTGCAGTGCCCCGGCGAGACGCCGGCGGGAGAGACCTGA
- the gspM gene encoding type II secretion system protein GspM, producing the protein MGKLRELFAPLQTWFERLSDRERKLVALAGSAVLVFVLFVTLFSFANSAQGYRRRTQDKLAKLQEVQALATSYGQAQADRQNVEQQLTQSNVRLITYIEDKATAAGLTVPNMTPKGDVGVGDGKIIESSVELTFTDVDLRKLTDFLRTVETGPGIVKVKYLRVEPRPATDTLTAWTTVATYRMKQ; encoded by the coding sequence ATGGGAAAGCTTCGAGAACTCTTCGCGCCCCTCCAGACCTGGTTCGAGCGGCTCTCCGACCGCGAGCGCAAGCTCGTGGCGCTGGCCGGCTCCGCGGTGCTGGTGTTCGTGCTCTTCGTCACCCTCTTCAGCTTCGCCAACAGCGCGCAGGGCTACCGCCGGCGCACGCAGGACAAGCTGGCGAAGCTGCAGGAGGTGCAGGCGCTGGCGACGAGCTACGGCCAGGCGCAGGCGGACCGTCAGAACGTGGAGCAGCAGCTCACCCAGAGCAACGTGCGGCTCATCACGTACATTGAAGACAAGGCCACCGCCGCGGGCCTCACCGTCCCCAACATGACGCCCAAGGGCGACGTGGGCGTGGGGGACGGGAAGATCATCGAAAGCTCCGTGGAGCTGACCTTCACGGACGTGGACCTGCGCAAGCTGACGGACTTCCTGCGCACGGTGGAGACGGGCCCGGGCATCGTGAAGGTGAAGTACCTGCGCGTGGAGCCCCGGCCCGCCACGGACACCCTGACGGCGTGGACGACCGTCGCGACCTACCGGATGAAGCAATAG
- the gspN gene encoding type II secretion system protein GspN, whose amino-acid sequence MATESKTARWKLVLGYTAFAVVTFILCLLITFPYDAVRSRLVTEAAAHGLAVRMDSLRPGLSGVTATNVRLSKPPTPLGAESVAALARGESGGLGPDELGDALIFDSVALRPSLFPPGVVVKMKGMGGTVNIHVGGLSGTSLNVDVDGVQAGGGNLPKYTGVDMEGTLNAKLALTAPGTMIRGQPVDWSQASGTVALDTQGLTIKGGKAAIPMGGGPAMPMELPRIELGELKGDLQFDKGMGTVRDLNLKSEDLEGSGTGTLKLGRRLEYSELGLDVRLKFEQAFQQRLGPLALAVNMLPQDRDNPGWRGGRLTGMVSSPRFGPKR is encoded by the coding sequence ATGGCCACTGAATCCAAGACCGCCCGCTGGAAGCTCGTCCTGGGCTACACCGCCTTCGCGGTGGTGACATTCATCCTCTGCCTGCTCATCACCTTCCCGTACGACGCGGTCCGCTCGCGGCTGGTGACGGAGGCCGCGGCCCACGGGCTGGCGGTGCGCATGGACAGCCTGCGTCCCGGCCTGTCCGGCGTCACCGCCACCAACGTGCGGCTGAGCAAGCCGCCCACGCCGCTGGGCGCGGAGTCCGTCGCGGCGCTCGCCCGGGGTGAGTCCGGCGGGCTGGGTCCGGACGAGCTGGGCGATGCGCTCATCTTCGACAGCGTGGCCCTGCGCCCGTCCCTCTTCCCGCCCGGCGTGGTGGTGAAGATGAAGGGCATGGGCGGCACGGTGAACATCCACGTGGGCGGCCTGAGCGGCACGTCGCTGAACGTGGACGTGGACGGCGTGCAGGCCGGCGGCGGCAACCTGCCGAAGTACACGGGCGTGGACATGGAGGGCACCCTCAACGCGAAGCTCGCGCTCACGGCGCCGGGGACCATGATTCGCGGCCAGCCGGTGGACTGGTCCCAGGCGTCCGGCACGGTCGCGCTGGACACCCAGGGGCTCACCATCAAGGGCGGCAAGGCGGCCATCCCCATGGGCGGCGGCCCTGCCATGCCCATGGAGCTGCCGCGCATCGAGCTGGGAGAGCTGAAGGGCGACCTCCAGTTCGACAAGGGCATGGGCACGGTGCGGGATTTGAACCTCAAGAGCGAGGACCTGGAGGGCTCCGGCACCGGCACGCTGAAGCTGGGCCGCCGGCTGGAGTACAGCGAGCTGGGGCTCGACGTGCGGCTGAAGTTCGAGCAGGCCTTCCAGCAGCGGCTGGGCCCCCTGGCGCTCGCGGTGAACATGCTGCCGCAGGACCGGGACAACCCGGGTTGGCGCGGCGGCCGGCTCACCGGCATGGTGAGCAGCCCCCGCTTCGGGCCCAAGCGGTAG
- a CDS encoding sigma-54-dependent Fis family transcriptional regulator encodes MPELVFFRRGEEVLRVAVDRARVVLGRGDSSDVAIPDPEVSRQQVALLWDGQKCRVEDLSGKGTKVAGAVVERADLPDGADLELGQWRAVFRQHGASDDADAATEAGSATAVQGRDSQRWQAAQLRVKQGGTEAVHRLTGDSFTVGKDVGNDLVLQDRFISGRHLKVTRRDGVFHVVDLRSTNGTWLGPVRLFEAEVTLPTTLRVGEAELILETVPAAKKEAQAFHGILGSDPSVRQLTDLIQRVAPSTAAVTILGESGTGKELVANALHACSPRANRPLIPVNCAAISKELIESELFGHEKGAFTGSVGARKGAFEEADGGTLFLDEIGELPLDLQAKLLRALESGEIKRVGASRPLHVDVRVVAATNRDLLAAAREGRFREDLYYRLCVVPLHLPPLRNRRGDVVALSEHFVRAFAPRGQTVRFTPAALDRLQQHAWPGNIRELRNVVHRALLLRKGPSIDASDLSFDQEVNRETGITVPELPPGMTLEQMLEKLERQIIETALRRFNNNRERVARELGLARSTLFKRLKDWGLTKQDEQE; translated from the coding sequence ATGCCGGAGCTGGTGTTCTTCCGTCGAGGCGAGGAAGTGCTGCGGGTGGCGGTGGACCGGGCGCGGGTGGTGCTCGGCCGGGGCGACTCCAGCGATGTGGCCATTCCGGATCCGGAGGTGAGCCGCCAGCAGGTGGCCCTCCTGTGGGACGGCCAGAAGTGCCGCGTGGAGGACCTCTCCGGCAAGGGCACGAAGGTCGCGGGCGCGGTGGTGGAGCGCGCGGACCTGCCGGACGGCGCGGACCTCGAACTGGGCCAGTGGCGCGCGGTGTTCCGCCAGCACGGCGCCAGCGACGACGCGGACGCGGCCACGGAGGCGGGCAGCGCCACCGCGGTGCAGGGCCGCGACTCGCAGCGCTGGCAGGCCGCGCAGCTGCGCGTGAAGCAGGGCGGCACGGAGGCCGTGCACCGGCTCACCGGCGACAGCTTCACGGTGGGCAAGGACGTGGGCAACGACCTGGTGCTCCAGGACCGGTTCATCTCCGGCCGGCACCTCAAGGTGACTCGCCGGGACGGCGTCTTCCACGTCGTGGACCTGCGCTCCACCAACGGCACCTGGCTGGGGCCGGTGCGCCTGTTCGAGGCGGAGGTGACGCTGCCCACCACGCTGCGCGTGGGCGAGGCGGAGCTCATCCTGGAGACCGTGCCCGCGGCCAAGAAGGAGGCACAGGCCTTCCACGGCATCCTCGGGAGCGACCCGTCCGTGCGGCAGCTCACGGACCTCATCCAGCGCGTGGCGCCGTCCACCGCGGCCGTCACCATCCTGGGCGAGTCCGGCACGGGCAAGGAGCTGGTGGCGAACGCGCTGCACGCGTGCTCGCCGCGCGCGAACCGGCCGCTCATCCCGGTCAACTGCGCCGCCATCTCCAAGGAGCTGATTGAGAGCGAGCTGTTCGGCCACGAGAAGGGCGCGTTCACCGGCTCCGTGGGCGCGCGCAAGGGCGCCTTTGAAGAGGCGGACGGCGGCACGCTGTTCCTGGACGAGATTGGCGAGCTGCCCCTGGACCTCCAGGCGAAGCTGCTGCGCGCGCTGGAGAGCGGCGAAATCAAGCGCGTGGGCGCCAGCCGCCCGCTGCACGTGGACGTGCGCGTGGTGGCGGCCACCAACCGCGACCTGCTGGCGGCGGCGCGCGAAGGCCGCTTCCGCGAGGACCTCTACTACCGCCTGTGCGTCGTGCCCCTGCACCTGCCGCCCCTGCGCAACCGCCGAGGGGACGTGGTGGCGCTGTCGGAGCACTTCGTGCGCGCGTTCGCCCCTCGCGGCCAGACGGTGCGCTTCACGCCGGCCGCGCTGGACCGGCTCCAGCAGCACGCGTGGCCGGGCAACATCCGCGAGCTGCGCAACGTGGTGCACCGCGCGCTGCTCTTGCGCAAGGGCCCGTCCATCGACGCGAGCGACCTGTCCTTCGACCAGGAGGTCAACCGCGAGACGGGCATCACCGTGCCGGAGCTGCCGCCGGGCATGACGCTGGAGCAGATGCTGGAGAAGCTGGAGCGGCAGATCATCGAAACCGCGCTGCGCCGCTTCAACAACAACCGCGAGCGCGTGGCGCGGGAGCTGGGCCTCGCGCGCTCCACCCTCTTCAAGCGCCTGAAGGACTGGGGCCTGACGAAGCAGGACGAGCAGGAGTGA
- a CDS encoding APC family permease — MAQLADYGRRRPFMPRRRQGNGLMDLLLGRPLTSAQAMHEKAGVLTGVALLGLDALSSTAYGPEAALTVLRPLGATGVWLLFPITAAIVGLLMIVASSYAQTIAAYPSGGGAYTVAKRNLGQGAGLLAATALMLDYLLNVAVGISAGTGALVSAFPALRPHTLPITLGILTLLTLVNLRGVSEAGAVFVVPTWFFITSLSVVLAVGLFKLATGDATPVQQPPPLEVPTASLGAWLVVRAFASGCTAMTGVEAISNAVPIFRDPCIRRARTTLGIIVGVLVTMLLGIALLCRAYGVGATDPDGANYQTVLSQLIAAVMGRGAFYFVAMAAILCVLALSANTSYAGFPLVCQVLARERYLPPGFAHRGRRLALSRGILTLSALAAVLLIVCKGITDRLIPLFAIGALLAFTLSQAGMVVHWGRHREEEGWRWRRVLNGAGAVMTALTLCIVGVSKFMHGGWAAFVIVPVGLLVLSRVHAAYTRTRQATELKRPVLLTPPSPIVAVVPVDRWSHASETALRFALTLSDDVRAVHICSGDTDEAALDAQWQRFVQAPLQDAGRKPPPLVHVGSPYRVLVWPLRDYLDALLAEVPGGTVAMVLPELLEKRWYRAMLYGRRSELLRSALLLSGERRLVVVSVPWYLRTPAHPAPHSAWGDSAHPANQG, encoded by the coding sequence ATGGCTCAGCTGGCCGACTACGGACGCAGGAGGCCGTTCATGCCCCGGCGCCGCCAGGGCAACGGCCTGATGGACCTGCTCCTGGGCCGCCCGCTCACCAGCGCCCAGGCGATGCACGAGAAGGCGGGCGTCCTCACCGGCGTGGCGCTCCTGGGCCTGGATGCGCTGTCCTCAACCGCGTATGGCCCGGAGGCCGCGCTCACCGTGCTGCGCCCGCTGGGGGCCACGGGGGTGTGGCTGCTCTTCCCCATCACCGCCGCCATCGTCGGGCTCTTGATGATCGTCGCGAGCTCGTACGCGCAGACCATCGCCGCGTATCCGAGCGGCGGCGGCGCGTACACCGTGGCGAAGCGGAACCTGGGGCAGGGCGCGGGGCTGCTCGCGGCGACGGCGCTGATGCTGGACTACCTGCTCAACGTGGCGGTGGGCATCTCCGCCGGCACGGGCGCGCTCGTGTCCGCGTTCCCCGCGTTGAGGCCGCACACCCTGCCCATCACCCTGGGCATCCTGACGCTGCTCACCCTGGTGAACCTGCGCGGCGTCAGCGAGGCGGGCGCCGTGTTCGTCGTGCCCACGTGGTTCTTCATCACCTCGTTGAGCGTGGTGCTGGCGGTGGGCCTCTTCAAGCTGGCCACCGGTGACGCGACGCCCGTGCAGCAGCCGCCGCCGCTGGAGGTGCCCACCGCGTCCCTGGGCGCGTGGCTCGTGGTTCGCGCCTTCGCCAGCGGATGCACGGCGATGACGGGCGTGGAGGCCATCAGCAACGCCGTGCCCATCTTCCGCGACCCGTGCATCCGCCGCGCGCGCACCACGCTGGGCATCATCGTGGGCGTTCTGGTGACGATGCTGCTGGGCATCGCGCTGTTATGCCGGGCGTACGGCGTGGGCGCCACGGACCCCGACGGCGCGAACTACCAGACGGTGCTGTCGCAGCTCATCGCGGCGGTGATGGGGCGCGGCGCCTTCTACTTCGTGGCCATGGCCGCCATCCTCTGCGTGCTCGCGCTGTCCGCGAACACCAGCTACGCGGGCTTCCCGCTCGTCTGCCAGGTGCTGGCGCGCGAGCGCTACCTGCCGCCGGGCTTCGCCCACCGGGGCCGCAGGCTCGCCCTGTCGCGCGGCATCCTCACCCTGTCCGCGCTCGCGGCCGTGCTGCTCATCGTGTGCAAGGGCATCACGGACCGGCTGATTCCCCTGTTCGCCATCGGCGCGCTGTTGGCCTTCACCCTGTCCCAGGCGGGCATGGTGGTGCACTGGGGGCGCCACCGGGAGGAGGAGGGCTGGCGGTGGCGCCGGGTCCTCAATGGCGCGGGCGCGGTCATGACGGCGCTCACGCTGTGCATCGTGGGCGTGTCCAAGTTCATGCACGGCGGCTGGGCCGCGTTCGTCATCGTGCCCGTGGGCCTGCTGGTGCTGTCACGCGTCCACGCCGCGTACACGCGCACGCGGCAGGCGACGGAGCTGAAGCGGCCCGTGCTCCTGACGCCCCCATCGCCGATTGTCGCCGTGGTGCCCGTGGACCGCTGGTCCCACGCGTCGGAGACGGCGCTGCGCTTCGCGCTGACGCTGAGCGATGACGTGCGCGCGGTGCACATCTGCAGCGGCGACACCGACGAGGCGGCGCTGGACGCGCAATGGCAGCGCTTCGTCCAGGCGCCGCTCCAGGATGCCGGGCGGAAGCCGCCGCCGCTCGTGCACGTGGGGTCGCCGTACCGCGTGCTGGTGTGGCCCCTGCGGGACTACCTGGACGCGCTGCTCGCGGAGGTGCCGGGCGGCACCGTGGCCATGGTGCTGCCGGAGCTGCTGGAGAAGCGCTGGTACCGGGCCATGCTCTATGGCCGCCGCTCGGAGTTGCTCCGCAGCGCGCTGCTGTTGTCCGGCGAGCGGCGCCTCGTGGTGGTCAGCGTGCCCTGGTACCTGCGCACGCCAGCGCACCCGGCGCCGCACTCCGCCTGGGGCGACTCCGCCCACCCTGCAAACCAGGGGTAG
- a CDS encoding RNA polymerase sigma factor — protein sequence MGPHAAVLPFPTLDDLYALHRPRALAIARRIVGDTDDAEDVVQDVFLRLSRQPPGLDGRATWTTWLHRVMVNSSINWLRARRRRERLTHAPQEAVSPEAHAMGTQMQQHFNEALEEVNPQQRQVLYLREVRGLGSAEIARLLRIPEGTVKSALHRGRQRALTVMEERGQRP from the coding sequence ATGGGCCCGCACGCCGCCGTCCTCCCCTTCCCCACCCTGGATGATTTGTACGCCCTGCACCGTCCGCGGGCGCTGGCCATCGCCCGGCGCATCGTGGGGGACACAGACGACGCGGAGGACGTGGTGCAGGACGTCTTCCTGCGCCTGTCGCGGCAGCCACCGGGGCTGGATGGGCGCGCGACGTGGACCACCTGGCTGCACCGGGTGATGGTCAACAGCAGCATCAACTGGCTGCGCGCACGAAGGCGCCGGGAGCGACTGACGCACGCGCCCCAGGAGGCCGTGTCGCCCGAGGCCCACGCCATGGGCACGCAGATGCAGCAGCACTTCAACGAAGCCCTGGAGGAGGTGAACCCCCAGCAGCGGCAGGTGCTCTACCTGCGCGAGGTGCGCGGCCTGGGCTCCGCTGAAATCGCCCGGCTCCTGCGCATCCCCGAGGGCACCGTGAAGAGCGCCCTGCACCGCGGCCGCCAGCGCGCCCTCACCGTGATGGAGGAGCGCGGCCAGCGGCCGTGA